The Hydrogenobacter thermophilus TK-6 genome window below encodes:
- a CDS encoding lysophospholipid acyltransferase family protein, giving the protein MRSRIRFLFIKILLPFIALLVRILGRTIRWEKRYDFNLDRGKIYAIWHGNALGIALFGMDRGIYTLVSRFRDGDIAAYILKKLGYHVIRGSTEEGRAEKGGRSGVIKLIKAIKDGNNVAITVDGPKGPAFKVKEGVVFLAQKTSSVIIPAFAEFDRCIRLSSWDGFTVPLPFARGRVHIGKPIKVSEQDSIEEKTKELEEELLRISSLGKESRLTLEQRQS; this is encoded by the coding sequence ATGCGCAGTAGAATAAGGTTTTTATTCATAAAGATACTTCTGCCTTTTATAGCTCTTCTGGTGCGCATCTTGGGAAGAACTATAAGGTGGGAAAAAAGATACGACTTTAACCTTGACAGAGGCAAGATATACGCCATATGGCACGGAAACGCTTTGGGAATAGCGCTCTTTGGTATGGACAGAGGCATTTACACGCTGGTGAGCAGGTTCAGAGACGGAGACATAGCTGCTTACATACTAAAAAAGCTCGGCTACCATGTAATAAGAGGTTCAACGGAAGAGGGAAGGGCAGAGAAGGGTGGGAGGAGTGGCGTTATAAAACTCATAAAAGCTATAAAGGATGGTAATAATGTAGCCATAACCGTTGATGGACCAAAAGGACCGGCCTTTAAGGTAAAGGAGGGAGTTGTCTTTCTGGCTCAAAAGACTTCTTCCGTCATCATCCCCGCCTTTGCGGAGTTTGACAGATGCATAAGACTAAGCTCGTGGGACGGCTTTACAGTACCCCTCCCCTTTGCCAGAGGAAGGGTGCATATAGGAAAGCCTATAAAGGTAAGTGAGCAGGACAGTATAGAAGAAAAAACTAAGGAGCTTGAGGAGGAGCTTTTGAGGATCTCTTCCTTGGGAAAAGAAAGTCGGTTAACCTTGGAGCAAAGACAAAGCTAA
- a CDS encoding cation:proton antiporter, with product MHAGAELVYAGFILLFMFSLAYGLKTLKFPYIISFMLSGFLLKSVVPEDVSGILLIFEYSAVALLFFFVGLEYSFEKLLGMLRILKAGFLDLLINFLPIFAISYAFTKEFILSLVLASALYPSSTAITVKLFMDYKRLINPEVDLLIGILIFEDLICIILLSLLTSFVRLGNINYYAISKSIFILTFLFLLFYLIRNPVKVFFEFAERKVDENLFVFLIFGTLLLLCGLALKYDVSEALVAFIFGVLIPENSRAFKIVESSLSPLKELSVGLFFFFFTYKTDINSLEQLSFVLLLVATALVFKLISTYISSLVYGFDKRVSMRASLSFLQRGEFSLVFSSLYPPAQMITFFVVLITSLLGSFSFVFAPRLTDFLFPRKRSSKAPPQAP from the coding sequence ATGCACGCAGGAGCCGAGCTTGTATATGCGGGCTTTATTCTACTTTTTATGTTCTCCTTAGCCTACGGTCTAAAAACTCTCAAGTTCCCCTACATCATATCCTTTATGTTGTCGGGCTTTCTTTTAAAGTCCGTAGTGCCAGAAGATGTTTCAGGTATTCTTCTAATATTTGAATACTCAGCAGTGGCTCTTCTTTTTTTCTTCGTGGGTCTTGAGTACTCCTTTGAAAAACTTCTGGGTATGCTTAGAATACTAAAGGCAGGCTTTTTGGACTTGCTTATCAACTTTTTACCTATCTTTGCCATATCCTACGCGTTTACCAAGGAATTTATTCTCTCTTTGGTGCTTGCCAGCGCTCTCTATCCCTCAAGCACAGCTATAACAGTAAAGCTATTTATGGACTATAAAAGATTGATAAATCCAGAAGTGGACCTTCTTATTGGCATCCTCATATTTGAAGACCTCATATGCATAATTCTCCTCTCGCTTTTGACAAGCTTTGTCCGTTTGGGAAACATAAACTATTATGCTATAAGCAAATCAATCTTTATATTGACCTTCCTTTTTCTGCTTTTTTACCTTATCAGAAACCCTGTCAAAGTGTTTTTTGAGTTTGCAGAGAGAAAAGTTGATGAAAATCTTTTTGTTTTTCTTATCTTTGGTACTCTTTTACTTTTGTGCGGATTGGCTCTGAAGTATGATGTTTCAGAGGCGCTGGTCGCTTTTATATTTGGGGTACTCATACCAGAAAATTCCAGAGCTTTCAAAATTGTGGAGAGCTCTCTATCACCATTGAAGGAACTTTCTGTAGGTTTATTTTTCTTCTTTTTTACTTACAAGACAGATATAAACAGCCTTGAGCAGTTATCCTTTGTGCTCCTTTTAGTAGCCACGGCTCTTGTCTTTAAGCTCATCTCCACCTATATATCTTCCCTTGTTTACGGTTTTGATAAAAGGGTCTCCATGAGGGCATCACTATCCTTTTTGCAAAGGGGTGAATTTTCCCTGGTCTTCTCAAGCTTGTATCCACCTGCACAGATGATTACCTTCTTTGTGGTACTTATCACATCCCTTCTGGGAAGCTTTAGCTTTGTCTTTGCTCCAAGGTTAACCGACTTTCTTTTCCCAAGGAAGAGATCCTCAAAAGCTCCTCCTCAAGCTCCTTAG
- a CDS encoding cation:proton antiporter regulatory subunit — translation MKVRETDLPGIGKKYAVTLAEGRDLVIIIYNTGKREIYLMEQEEPICSFELTDEEAKELGFLVAGVLYQPVKVEKMELILKEVLIEWIKVEQGSNLVGKTIAELQIRKITGASVIAIDRGGRIIPSPDPYREKIEVGDVLIVVGTRQQIKHFIEICGRCST, via the coding sequence ATGAAGGTAAGAGAGACTGACCTGCCAGGCATAGGAAAAAAGTACGCTGTGACTTTAGCGGAAGGGAGGGACCTGGTTATCATCATATACAACACGGGCAAAAGAGAGATTTACCTCATGGAGCAGGAAGAACCCATTTGCTCTTTTGAACTCACCGATGAGGAAGCAAAAGAGCTTGGTTTTCTCGTTGCGGGGGTACTTTACCAACCCGTAAAGGTTGAGAAGATGGAGCTGATACTTAAAGAGGTTCTCATTGAGTGGATAAAAGTGGAACAGGGTTCTAACTTGGTAGGTAAGACCATAGCAGAACTCCAGATAAGAAAGATCACAGGGGCATCCGTTATAGCTATAGACAGGGGCGGGAGGATAATACCCAGTCCAGACCCTTACAGGGAGAAAATAGAGGTGGGAGATGTTCTTATAGTGGTAGGCACACGCCAACAGATAAAGCACTTCATAGAAATTTGCGGTAGGTGTAGCACTTAA
- a CDS encoding heat shock protein transcriptional repressor HspR codes for MKERRRYYTIGVVAQMYSIHPQTLRLYEKEGLLKPSRTKGKTRHYTDEDLKKLEFILTLTRDLGVNLAGVDVILRMKEQMEEMERQIEKLVEFIQREMSKIYAEDENIKSIVLSERRGVLDIIGKNEGKRD; via the coding sequence ATGAAGGAGAGAAGGAGATATTACACCATAGGTGTTGTCGCTCAGATGTATAGTATACATCCTCAAACCCTGAGACTTTACGAAAAGGAGGGGCTTTTGAAACCTTCAAGAACAAAGGGAAAGACAAGGCATTACACGGATGAGGACCTGAAAAAGTTAGAATTTATACTCACCCTCACGCGGGATCTGGGCGTTAATCTGGCGGGCGTTGATGTGATACTCCGCATGAAGGAACAGATGGAGGAAATGGAGAGACAAATAGAAAAACTCGTTGAGTTTATACAGAGGGAGATGTCAAAAATTTATGCGGAGGACGAAAACATCAAGTCCATAGTGTTATCGGAAAGAAGGGGGGTGTTGGATATAATAGGAAAAAATGAAGGTAAGAGAGACTGA
- the dnaJ gene encoding molecular chaperone DnaJ, producing the protein MAQSAKKDYYEILGVPKNATQEEIKKAYRRLARKYHPDFNKDPSAQEKFKEINEAYQVLSDPEKRKLYDQYGHAAFSAQGTEGFSQEVFSTNIGDILEEVFRGFGFEDIFERATRERRRTYRRPVKGEDIYYTAQITLEEAFTGTILRIPLLREVSCHVCQGKGYDPSKGEKVCPTCAGRGEVYQRQFFITISQTCPTCGGEGVIREVCSNCKGRGSVPIREELTVRIPPGVDNGSKVLFEGKGHAGRNGGPYGDLYVVVKVLPHKLFERKGDNLYLDVNLKFTEAVLGTEIEVPTLSGEKIKVRVPPGTKEGDIIQVPGQGMPKLRGNSRGDLFVRVHIDVPKLSFMDKVFGNGKKIKQMLEELDKLLPEPSRIKEKEA; encoded by the coding sequence ATGGCACAATCTGCGAAGAAGGATTATTACGAGATACTGGGAGTACCAAAAAATGCGACGCAGGAGGAGATAAAGAAGGCTTACAGAAGGCTTGCGCGTAAATACCACCCTGACTTTAACAAAGACCCATCAGCTCAGGAGAAGTTCAAGGAGATAAACGAGGCTTATCAGGTGCTTTCGGACCCGGAAAAGAGAAAGCTTTACGATCAGTATGGTCACGCTGCCTTTTCAGCACAAGGGACAGAAGGTTTTTCACAGGAGGTTTTTAGCACAAATATAGGTGATATACTTGAGGAAGTTTTCAGAGGCTTTGGCTTTGAAGACATCTTTGAGAGGGCAACGAGGGAAAGAAGGAGAACCTACAGAAGACCGGTCAAAGGTGAGGATATTTACTACACAGCACAGATAACACTTGAGGAAGCTTTCACAGGCACCATCCTAAGGATACCTCTTCTTAGGGAAGTGTCTTGCCATGTATGTCAGGGTAAAGGGTACGATCCTTCTAAAGGTGAGAAGGTATGTCCTACCTGCGCTGGTAGAGGGGAGGTATATCAGAGGCAGTTCTTTATAACCATATCTCAAACCTGTCCCACCTGCGGAGGTGAGGGTGTCATAAGGGAGGTTTGCTCCAACTGTAAAGGTAGGGGAAGCGTGCCAATAAGAGAGGAGCTAACTGTGCGCATACCACCGGGAGTGGACAACGGTTCTAAGGTGTTATTTGAGGGTAAAGGACATGCAGGTAGGAATGGTGGTCCGTACGGTGATCTCTATGTAGTAGTTAAAGTATTACCTCACAAGCTTTTTGAAAGAAAGGGTGATAACCTGTATCTGGATGTAAACCTAAAGTTTACTGAGGCTGTTCTCGGTACAGAGATAGAGGTGCCTACTTTATCTGGAGAGAAGATAAAAGTCAGAGTGCCCCCAGGGACAAAGGAGGGAGACATTATTCAGGTGCCGGGACAGGGTATGCCTAAGCTTAGGGGTAATTCAAGGGGTGACCTCTTTGTGAGGGTACATATAGATGTGCCTAAGCTCAGTTTTATGGACAAAGTCTTTGGAAATGGGAAAAAGATAAAGCAGATGCTTGAAGAGCTTGACAAGCTTCTTCCAGAACCAAGCAGGATAAAGGAGAAAGAAGCATGA
- a CDS encoding DUF2249 domain-containing protein, whose protein sequence is MVINQVGSFNHMYVMLSQEGILPSARGYRRIYILLEGSAKYMLGQKFGISQSPCVFGVEEGDIFALIPVDRASILEISLGKDEECEGETIDLRFVEHGARHPLVMKKFSELKKGEGFYIINDHDPLPLYFQMSFAFPKKVGWRYVEVKEDFWKIGIKKLKE, encoded by the coding sequence ATGGTTATAAATCAGGTGGGTAGTTTCAACCATATGTATGTGATGCTTTCTCAGGAGGGAATCTTACCATCTGCAAGGGGCTATAGGAGGATCTACATACTGTTGGAGGGAAGTGCTAAGTACATGCTGGGTCAAAAGTTTGGTATATCTCAGTCTCCGTGTGTTTTTGGAGTTGAAGAGGGTGACATCTTTGCTCTTATACCTGTAGACAGAGCAAGCATTCTTGAGATAAGCCTTGGAAAAGATGAGGAGTGTGAAGGTGAAACTATAGATCTGAGGTTTGTGGAACACGGAGCAAGACATCCCCTTGTAATGAAAAAGTTTTCAGAGCTAAAAAAGGGTGAAGGATTTTACATCATCAACGACCATGACCCTTTACCACTTTATTTCCAGATGAGTTTTGCCTTTCCCAAGAAGGTGGGATGGAGGTATGTAGAAGTTAAGGAGGATTTCTGGAAGATAGGCATAAAAAAACTCAAAGAATAA
- a CDS encoding class I SAM-dependent methyltransferase: MSVEDRERWDKRYAGGWKTQLHRTLLEFYHLAPVGKALELACGTGENAVFLAKVGFNVDAIDVSCVAIDKAKQRALEEGVQVNFICADLDEYKLSTDTYHLVINFYYLNRKLSEAIVKALKPGGILIFETYNEKHIILREDFNPLYLLKCGELPDLFKDLELIYHAENFNVSTFVGRKIT; encoded by the coding sequence ATGTCCGTTGAAGATAGAGAGCGATGGGATAAAAGGTATGCAGGTGGTTGGAAAACACAGCTCCACAGGACGCTTCTTGAGTTTTATCATCTTGCCCCTGTAGGAAAAGCTTTGGAGCTGGCGTGCGGTACAGGAGAAAACGCTGTATTTCTTGCAAAGGTAGGTTTTAATGTGGATGCCATTGACGTATCCTGCGTAGCCATAGATAAGGCAAAACAGAGAGCTTTGGAAGAAGGTGTCCAAGTCAACTTTATATGCGCTGACCTTGATGAATACAAGCTCTCCACTGATACTTACCATCTTGTAATAAATTTTTATTACCTCAACAGAAAACTTTCGGAAGCTATAGTGAAGGCTTTAAAACCAGGTGGGATTCTCATCTTTGAAACTTACAACGAAAAACACATCATCCTAAGGGAGGACTTTAATCCCCTTTACCTTCTTAAGTGTGGAGAACTTCCGGACCTTTTCAAGGACCTTGAGCTCATTTATCATGCGGAAAACTTTAATGTATCAACTTTTGTTGGTAGAAAGATCACATAA
- the mrdA gene encoding penicillin-binding protein 2, which yields MPRRRFIFLAVLGLALYLVVLLRLIHLQIFRRSYYAELSKKNYLRLRVLYPQRGDILDRNGEKIAYDVPKYILFLDPQKLEDAVSLGDLLLELKNLFGVDLKESDLRQRMKGFEPIPIKTLESQEEIDRFYNNSYKLPGVFINMVPQRYYSYGEITAHITGYTGYPTQEELKKYKGRIYTQSSVGKFGIERALDHLLLGFIGGEEIMINAVGRPIRVVRNIPSKKGDTVVLTIDVRIQRIIYQVFAESGHKAGGVLVLHAKTGEVLGMLSYPSFDPNAVSDRWKEYASDPYKPLFNRCLFAKYPPASVIKPALAIALLEKGLSVKEGVVCTGEFQLGNRTFYCWNRHGHGWENVKTAIRDSCDVFFYHYGYYKLGPRGIEEILRAFSYSEGIPFELPCAKGFIPTPAWKKRRFGEAWYGGDTVNMSIGQGYITATLLEQVLMMSGIVNNGVIYKPTLLREIRDPSGKVVWKNRKSVYKVIKASPEYFSVVREALRDVVRRGTAQLANSHIAEIAGKTGTAQVSPFSTRRKHLPYHLRDHAWFVGFAPYRDPIFIVGVLVEHGGSGGAAAAPIAKNVIERIYVEGINKEFM from the coding sequence ATGCCAAGACGTAGATTTATCTTTCTTGCAGTGCTTGGCTTAGCACTCTACTTGGTGGTGCTTTTAAGGCTCATACATCTGCAGATTTTTAGAAGGTCATACTACGCAGAGCTTTCCAAGAAGAACTATCTTAGATTAAGAGTGCTTTATCCCCAAAGGGGGGACATCTTAGACAGAAATGGAGAGAAGATAGCTTACGATGTGCCCAAATATATACTGTTTTTAGACCCGCAAAAGCTTGAAGATGCTGTATCCTTAGGGGATCTTCTCTTGGAGCTTAAAAACCTCTTTGGTGTGGACCTAAAGGAGAGTGATTTAAGACAAAGAATGAAAGGCTTTGAACCCATACCAATAAAAACTCTTGAGAGTCAGGAGGAGATAGACAGGTTTTATAACAACAGCTACAAACTTCCTGGAGTATTTATAAACATGGTCCCTCAGAGGTACTATTCCTATGGAGAGATAACAGCTCACATAACAGGGTATACGGGTTATCCTACTCAGGAGGAGCTCAAAAAGTACAAAGGAAGAATATATACGCAAAGCTCCGTAGGTAAGTTCGGTATAGAGAGAGCGCTGGACCATCTCCTTTTGGGTTTTATTGGAGGTGAGGAGATCATGATAAATGCGGTGGGAAGACCTATAAGGGTAGTAAGGAATATACCTTCCAAAAAAGGTGATACAGTGGTTTTGACTATTGATGTAAGAATTCAGAGGATAATTTACCAAGTTTTTGCGGAATCTGGACACAAAGCAGGCGGGGTTTTGGTGCTTCATGCAAAGACAGGAGAGGTGCTTGGCATGCTGAGTTATCCTTCCTTTGACCCAAATGCGGTTTCTGACAGATGGAAGGAGTATGCCTCAGACCCTTACAAACCTCTATTCAACAGGTGTCTTTTTGCCAAATATCCACCCGCCTCTGTAATAAAGCCAGCTCTTGCTATAGCACTCCTTGAGAAGGGACTTTCTGTTAAAGAGGGTGTTGTATGTACTGGCGAGTTTCAGCTTGGTAACAGAACTTTTTACTGTTGGAACAGACACGGTCACGGTTGGGAAAATGTCAAAACCGCCATAAGGGATTCCTGCGATGTCTTCTTTTACCACTACGGTTATTACAAGTTGGGACCCAGGGGCATAGAGGAGATTTTAAGAGCCTTCTCTTACAGTGAAGGTATCCCTTTTGAACTTCCCTGTGCCAAAGGCTTTATACCAACACCTGCTTGGAAGAAAAGAAGATTTGGAGAAGCCTGGTATGGAGGCGACACGGTAAACATGTCCATAGGTCAGGGCTATATAACAGCTACACTGTTGGAGCAGGTGCTTATGATGAGCGGTATAGTCAATAACGGCGTGATATACAAACCTACTCTACTGAGGGAGATAAGGGATCCGTCTGGAAAGGTGGTGTGGAAAAACAGAAAGTCAGTTTATAAAGTGATAAAAGCTTCACCGGAGTACTTTAGTGTGGTAAGGGAAGCATTAAGGGATGTGGTAAGAAGGGGAACAGCTCAGTTAGCTAACTCTCACATAGCGGAGATAGCTGGCAAGACTGGTACAGCGCAGGTGTCTCCCTTTAGCACAAGGAGAAAGCACCTACCTTACCATCTGAGAGATCACGCGTGGTTTGTAGGCTTTGCACCTTATAGGGACCCTATCTTCATAGTAGGTGTTTTAGTAGAACACGGTGGTTCCGGAGGGGCAGCCGCAGCACCCATAGCTAAAAATGTTATAGAGAGAATATATGTAGAAGGCATAAACAAGGAGTTTATGTGA
- the mreC gene encoding rod shape-determining protein MreC encodes MNKKRLLLYLFLFSLSLLTYFLNISSSRYTSFLFDTLYSLILPVIELKTDIANAVKEGVSRYLYLVEVEKKNKKLSKQVQELYFYKSQLRACQMSLKSVSELLGVKSEEFGRGLIFASVLGYDPSGRDTFIIIDKGKDQGVEEGFVVFYKDMFVGFVEKVFGSSSRIRTVYSRDLTVSSTTEATGKSYIYRGGWMYGQLLYVRLEDQVQKGDVVLLRDTKKALPAFVIGTVFSVEEKGDQFFKRVWVNPSIDIRQLEYVVIVKEKL; translated from the coding sequence ATGAACAAAAAGAGGCTCCTTCTTTACCTGTTTCTTTTCTCTTTAAGCCTTCTCACTTACTTTTTAAATATCTCCTCCAGCAGATATACATCTTTTCTTTTTGATACTCTCTACAGTTTGATCCTGCCTGTCATTGAACTCAAAACCGACATAGCCAATGCGGTCAAGGAGGGAGTGAGCAGATATCTTTACCTTGTAGAGGTGGAAAAGAAGAACAAGAAGCTATCAAAACAAGTGCAGGAGCTTTACTTTTACAAAAGTCAGCTGAGAGCATGCCAGATGTCTTTAAAAAGCGTCTCGGAACTTTTAGGCGTAAAAAGTGAGGAATTTGGAAGGGGTCTCATCTTTGCAAGCGTTTTAGGATACGACCCGTCTGGAAGAGACACTTTTATCATCATAGACAAGGGTAAGGATCAGGGTGTGGAGGAAGGCTTTGTGGTTTTTTACAAGGATATGTTTGTAGGTTTTGTAGAAAAAGTCTTTGGTAGCTCTTCACGCATAAGAACCGTTTACTCCAGGGATCTTACAGTATCTTCAACTACAGAAGCTACAGGAAAGAGCTACATATACAGAGGGGGATGGATGTACGGTCAGCTCCTTTATGTCCGGCTTGAGGACCAGGTCCAGAAAGGTGATGTGGTGCTTTTGAGAGATACAAAAAAAGCTCTCCCAGCTTTTGTAATAGGAACAGTCTTTAGCGTAGAAGAAAAGGGTGATCAGTTTTTTAAAAGAGTTTGGGTAAATCCCTCCATTGATATAAGACAGTTGGAGTATGTGGTAATAGTAAAGGAAAAGCTATGA
- a CDS encoding rod shape-determining protein, with amino-acid sequence MLDRLMSLLGFFSNNIGIDLGTANTVIYADGKGIVLYEPSIVAIDTRTKRVIAVGREAKEMLGKTPESIQAIRPLRDGVITDFEATQVMLTYFIDRAIGGGIFRPKPRIIIGVPSGVTQVEKRAVIDAAKGAGAREVYLIPEPMAAAIGAGLPIEEPIGSMVVDIGGGTTEIAVISLAGIVVSNSIRVAGDEMTEAIIQYIKKKFHMFIGEQTGERIKIELGNAIYEEEEREMEIKGRDITGLPKTVRITSRDVVESLEDVISSIVNAIRITLERTPPELASDIAERGIVLAGGGSLLKNLNIRIEREIGIKTYYCDDPLTAVARGVGKILDQIDLIKRISME; translated from the coding sequence ATGCTTGATAGACTCATGTCTCTTTTAGGTTTTTTCTCCAACAACATAGGTATTGACCTAGGTACCGCCAATACAGTCATATATGCAGACGGTAAGGGTATAGTCCTCTACGAGCCTTCCATAGTAGCCATAGACACAAGGACAAAGAGGGTTATTGCGGTGGGTAGAGAAGCCAAGGAGATGCTTGGCAAGACTCCCGAAAGCATACAGGCAATAAGACCTCTCAGAGACGGCGTAATAACGGACTTTGAAGCTACCCAGGTTATGCTCACCTACTTCATAGACCGAGCTATCGGCGGTGGCATATTCAGACCAAAACCGCGCATAATCATAGGAGTTCCCTCAGGGGTCACCCAGGTGGAAAAGAGAGCGGTTATTGACGCAGCAAAAGGAGCGGGAGCACGGGAAGTCTACCTAATCCCAGAACCGATGGCAGCAGCAATAGGGGCTGGATTGCCTATAGAGGAACCCATAGGAAGCATGGTCGTTGATATAGGTGGGGGCACTACAGAAATAGCGGTTATATCCCTTGCGGGTATAGTGGTTTCCAACTCCATAAGGGTGGCAGGGGATGAGATGACAGAGGCTATCATACAGTATATAAAAAAGAAGTTTCACATGTTTATAGGAGAGCAGACCGGAGAGAGGATAAAGATAGAGCTGGGAAACGCCATATACGAAGAGGAAGAGCGTGAGATGGAAATAAAAGGAAGGGACATCACAGGTCTTCCTAAAACTGTAAGAATCACCAGCAGGGATGTGGTAGAATCTCTTGAAGATGTTATAAGTTCCATAGTAAATGCCATAAGGATAACGCTGGAAAGAACACCCCCTGAGCTTGCATCAGACATAGCAGAAAGGGGGATTGTGCTGGCAGGTGGTGGCTCCCTTCTGAAAAATCTCAACATAAGGATAGAAAGAGAAATAGGGATAAAGACATACTACTGCGATGACCCCCTGACTGCGGTTGCAAGAGGCGTGGGGAAAATTTTGGATCAGATAGACTTAATAAAGAGAATATCTATGGAATGA
- a CDS encoding RelA/SpoT family protein — protein sequence MHTAAEKLKVEGLLKFFEGEDREKVRKAIDFIEERHEHQVRASGEPYIMHPIEVAITLAEMGLDADTIVAALLHDVLEDTPTTYQELKEKFGQGVADIVQGVTKLGKFEFKDMERQKAENYRKLLLATAKDLRVILVKLADRLHNMKTLGYLRKDKQVRIAKETLEIYVPIANRLGVWKIKTELEDLCFMYLYPAEYERVKNFVGRSKKDLEEYLKRSFIPKLKEALRTFNIDAHIMYRPKHLYGIWQKTVRKGIKLEDVHDVLGVRVILSTPQECYLVLGIIHSTFKPVPGKFDDYISLPKPNLYQSLHTAVIGPKGRMVEVQIRTWEMHERAEKGIAAHWAYKEGKTLKDNSIYAWLKSLVESIQGSKNPQELIENMKMELFSEEVFVFTPKGDLLVLPKGATPVDFAYHIHTDIGNQCAGAKVNGRIVSLNYKLQNGDMVEIITNPSRRPNPEWLKFVVTSKAKNKIKAYLRQLEKERYLQEGRQILDKITYKLELSKEAILEKLLQEIGFKSEEDLLVAVGSGKVSKEKIYSLFQQKIKEKHKEERKEDLLIIDGLGSVLHSVGTCCLPIPGEEVYGVITRGRGVVVHSKLCPNLQYIQRNLPEKVIPVVWRVSGGKHPVRIRVVVKDKVGVLAEITSSISKVGANILEAKTKSTSTGKAFMEFLVEVSNYAEFLRLLDTIRSVEGVEICERVFS from the coding sequence ATGCACACAGCTGCTGAAAAACTCAAGGTTGAGGGGCTTTTAAAATTCTTTGAAGGTGAGGATAGAGAGAAGGTAAGGAAGGCTATAGATTTTATTGAGGAAAGACACGAGCATCAAGTTAGAGCTTCTGGCGAGCCTTACATTATGCACCCCATAGAGGTAGCCATCACCTTAGCAGAAATGGGTCTTGACGCAGATACCATAGTAGCAGCTCTTTTGCACGATGTTTTAGAAGACACACCCACCACTTACCAAGAGCTAAAAGAGAAATTTGGTCAAGGGGTGGCGGATATAGTGCAGGGCGTTACCAAGCTTGGAAAGTTTGAGTTTAAAGATATGGAGAGGCAGAAGGCAGAAAATTACAGAAAGCTACTTTTGGCTACCGCCAAGGACCTGAGGGTTATACTCGTCAAGCTTGCGGATAGATTGCACAACATGAAAACCCTTGGATATCTCAGAAAGGATAAGCAGGTGAGAATAGCAAAGGAGACCCTTGAGATATATGTACCCATAGCCAACAGATTGGGCGTTTGGAAGATAAAGACGGAGCTTGAGGACCTGTGCTTTATGTATCTGTATCCTGCTGAGTACGAGAGGGTAAAGAATTTTGTAGGCAGGAGTAAGAAGGACCTGGAGGAATATCTTAAAAGGAGCTTTATTCCCAAGCTAAAAGAAGCTCTTAGAACATTTAACATAGACGCACACATTATGTACAGACCTAAGCACCTTTACGGTATATGGCAGAAGACAGTCAGAAAAGGCATAAAGCTGGAGGATGTTCACGATGTGTTAGGTGTTAGGGTGATACTAAGCACACCTCAGGAGTGCTATCTGGTACTGGGTATAATACACAGCACTTTTAAGCCTGTGCCGGGTAAATTTGACGACTATATATCCCTTCCCAAACCCAACCTCTACCAGTCCCTTCACACCGCAGTAATAGGTCCTAAAGGGAGAATGGTGGAGGTGCAGATACGCACTTGGGAGATGCACGAAAGAGCAGAGAAGGGCATAGCAGCTCACTGGGCTTACAAAGAGGGGAAGACTCTAAAAGATAACAGCATTTACGCCTGGCTAAAGAGCTTGGTGGAGAGCATTCAAGGTAGCAAAAACCCACAAGAACTTATAGAGAACATGAAGATGGAGCTTTTCTCCGAGGAGGTGTTTGTGTTTACTCCCAAGGGAGACCTTCTGGTGCTTCCCAAAGGTGCCACACCTGTTGATTTTGCCTATCACATACACACGGATATAGGAAATCAATGTGCAGGTGCAAAGGTAAACGGCAGGATAGTTTCTTTAAACTACAAGCTTCAAAACGGTGATATGGTGGAGATCATCACAAATCCCAGCAGAAGACCTAATCCCGAGTGGCTCAAATTCGTTGTGACCTCAAAGGCAAAGAACAAGATAAAGGCGTACCTAAGACAGCTGGAAAAGGAGAGATACCTTCAGGAAGGAAGGCAGATACTGGATAAAATAACCTACAAGCTGGAACTCTCTAAGGAAGCCATCCTTGAAAAGCTATTGCAAGAGATTGGCTTTAAAAGTGAGGAAGATCTTTTGGTAGCAGTAGGTAGCGGTAAAGTAAGCAAGGAAAAGATATACTCCCTCTTTCAGCAAAAGATAAAGGAAAAGCATAAAGAGGAGAGGAAAGAAGACCTGCTTATCATAGATGGCTTGGGAAGCGTTCTTCACTCGGTTGGTACTTGCTGTCTTCCCATACCGGGTGAGGAGGTTTACGGTGTGATAACCAGAGGAAGAGGTGTAGTTGTCCACTCAAAGCTGTGTCCAAACTTACAGTACATACAGAGGAATCTGCCTGAAAAAGTAATTCCTGTAGTGTGGAGAGTATCAGGTGGAAAGCATCCAGTTAGGATCAGGGTGGTGGTAAAGGATAAAGTGGGTGTGCTGGCGGAGATCACATCCAGCATCTCTAAGGTTGGAGCTAATATACTGGAGGCAAAAACCAAAAGTACCAGCACAGGTAAAGCCTTTATGGAGTTTTTAGTAGAGGTAAGCAATTATGCGGAGTTTTTGAGACTCTTAGATACCATAAGGTCTGTTGAAGGAGTAGAGATATGCGAGAGGGTCTTTTCCTGA